From the Leptospira biflexa serovar Patoc strain 'Patoc 1 (Paris)' genome, one window contains:
- a CDS encoding NADase-type glycan-binding domain-containing protein has translation MKKEIFLKMLVIIIFMAIYQNNILSQEYDGIPCSFGKNLNFDSKILSKIKENKSSLELQEPFSTSDPVHYQDWASSQLKSEYTGKINKLKSPTSGKFEINDPSDVRKSCMYSAASIVDNNKNTAWAEGVEGDGIGEMVFVHLDLDRKLKIWSGFGKNDNLFKANNRPDLIGIHLLIANKCSGAQDTDIYSNFTYVGSFDYKLDDLNDYQKLVIPKNLLKEYKSIINKNKIFYDCYKKNINSFLIIEIKSVYKGTKYSDTLISEIAYD, from the coding sequence AATGCTAGTGATCATCATTTTCATGGCGATCTACCAAAACAATATTTTAAGCCAAGAATATGATGGAATACCCTGTAGTTTTGGAAAAAATCTTAATTTCGATTCAAAAATTCTATCCAAAATAAAAGAAAATAAATCTAGTCTAGAACTACAAGAGCCATTTAGTACTTCAGATCCGGTGCATTATCAAGATTGGGCAAGTTCACAATTAAAAAGTGAATACACCGGAAAGATTAACAAATTAAAATCACCGACTAGCGGAAAATTTGAAATAAACGATCCTTCAGATGTACGAAAAAGCTGTATGTATTCCGCTGCTTCAATTGTTGATAACAATAAAAATACTGCTTGGGCAGAAGGTGTGGAAGGAGATGGTATAGGTGAAATGGTATTTGTTCATCTTGATTTGGATAGAAAATTAAAAATTTGGTCTGGTTTTGGCAAAAATGACAATTTGTTTAAAGCAAACAATCGTCCAGATTTAATCGGAATTCACCTACTTATAGCTAACAAATGTAGCGGAGCACAGGATACTGATATCTATTCTAATTTCACATACGTTGGCTCTTTTGATTATAAACTTGATGACCTTAATGATTATCAAAAACTTGTAATACCGAAAAATCTATTAAAGGAATACAAATCAATAATTAATAAAAATAAAATTTTTTATGATTGTTATAAAAAAAATATTAATTCCTTCCTCATAATAGAGATCAAGAGTGTTTATAAAGGAACTAAATATTCAGATACTCTGATTTCCGAAATAGCATATGATTGA